The Oncorhynchus clarkii lewisi isolate Uvic-CL-2024 chromosome 20, UVic_Ocla_1.0, whole genome shotgun sequence nucleotide sequence GCTTGCTTCCTGCTGCGGCTGTAGACAAAAAGCCAATCAACACCACGTTTGGAGAGGTTTTAGAGCGAGTGGACCCAGAGTACACGGTTGTAAGTCTGACTTGGTCAAAATGCTATGAGctgatgtttaaaaaaaatgtgtttacaaCATCAATACTGAATCTCCTCAGCATATGAATGCAGTTCAAGCGATGTTAATGTATTCCTGTAGGGGGATGTTGCTTCTGTCACATTTGTTGCAGGGAATCCAAGACACTCAGGAGACATTGTGAGGCCGCAATCTTACACTTAACTAATATCATTGATGGCATTATGCTTCTTTAGATACCTTGGTTGTATAGTGGGTAGCACATCACTGATACCATGTCATTTCAGAGGGATAAGACTTTTGTTACCGTGGAAAAGTATCATAACAGCACAGCACACTGGGACGTCGTTCACACAGATGCCTCTTGGGAGACAAGGTAGAGAGCACTGTTCATTCAAATTCCTTATTTCATAAACACTCTATCAGACCCAATCCATTTTTATTGGCCTCTGTAATAATTAACGGCACCTGGAAAACTATCTGTTCGGTTTGATTATTTTATCTTGGGCATTATTCACATCGGGCCTTATCTTTCAAGGACCACTCGTTGATAATGTTGTGCTGAGTCAGCACCTTGTACCTGATTATCACCACAGCTTAACACACAGGCTATTCTACTCACCCAGTCAGATGAACTCgagcagtatgaaggaagttggcAGTAGTTtccgagccaatgctaactagcgttagcgcaacgACTGGAAGTCTACTGGTACGCTGGCATTGCTACtgtacctgtagacttccagtcattgtgctaatgctagttagcgtTGGCTTAGTTGTCTCGCAAAACTACCACTATCTTCCTTCATACTGCActcagagacataaaaatggtatccaccagttcatctgactctgggtaatcTCACAGTATCCCTTTAAACACAGGCTCAAATCCAGGTTCACAATGACACACAAGATGTGTCTAAAGAAATCATAAGGATGTAGTGTATTTTGATTGTTGATGGCCGAGTTGGTCGTTCATTGGCAGAGTTTGGCTGCGACGTTAATTGCAAGCATAACAGGTATTTTGAGAGGAGCATTGGTAGGTTGGGCAGGATGATTGCTTGGGGGTGGTCTTTAGAGGTGGTATAGCCCAATTAGGGTTAGATTCAACCCTAGTTTAATGGGGTCTGCATTGCTCCACTGACCTCCATGGTGTGGTCATGATGAGTCTAAAGCCTGATATATATCTGTGTGACAGTAATGAGGTCACAGTCTCTTTGAGCAGCTCAGACAATATAATCCGGACGACATcaggggtggaggtggggggggaGGGTTCGAATGGAGGGTGTGAATGGAGGGTGACACTGACCCCTTCATGTCCCCCGTGTTCTTGTTTTCTTGTTttctcttgtcttgtcttgtcttctcttctcttgtcttctcttgtctcctcctcttctctcctcttctcttgtctcctctcctcttctcttgtctcctctcctctcctctcgtctcctttcctctcctctcctctcctttcccaatAGGTTTCACTGGGTGAAGAATGGAGCGGAGAGCAATGCTACCATTGAGTGGCACATCCCTCTGTCAGCCCAGGCTGGCTCCTACAGGATCCGACACTTTGGACACTACAAACAGCGGAAGGGATTCCTAGAGACTGTGATCATAGCGTATGAGGGTGTGTCGGATGTCTTCAGAGTCTCCAAAATAAAGTAGAATTACTAACCACTGATCATTTGAATACGACTAGACCGGCAGTGGAAATAAGGCAGACGATAGTGTACACTTCTAGTGGCCCTGATATGATAAAGATTGTATGTTCTCTATTTCAATGTAACACAATGCATGTACAGTACTAAAGCTTTAATTAAACGAGACCTATGCTAAAGCATTACACGAGTCCCATGCTAAAGCATTACACGAGTCCCATGCTAAAGCATTACACGAGTCCCATGCTTCAAAACAAAACCAGCCTTTGGGTTGAGGTGCAAATAGCCCATGTGCCAAACGGGGTCTACACTCTACAAGGTGTGAGGGGAAAATACGTGTGGTTTTGAATGAGAGCTGCTTCAGTGCTCGTCTATATTTCATCTCCCATGGAAGTTTAACATCATTTGTCTATGATCCGTTTATTCACATGTTTTTAGTATGTCATTATGTGCAGTGCTGATTCTTGAATAGAATTAAAGGATTTGAAGTATTGTGACGCATTTCTTAGTCATATGTAGAGAGAAAAGGTTGTAGTAAAGTGAAGAAAGCAGTTCTCAAAATGCAGTTGGTTTATTCATCATGGGCAATCGCAGTTCATGACACTTTCTAATTACCCAAAGCAGTACCACATGTAGTTTCGCCAAAAATGTACCCATTTCTCCTTAAATTTCAGATTAGCATTTATTTCAACCCTTTATCATTTGCTTTTATGGGATTTCAGATCAATTATTGAGGCACAGaattttgaaatatccaaaaacAATATAACTATACAAATAGTGTTGGATTTCTGGTATAAAAATACGTTCTAAGTGCTATACACACTTTAATACTGTCACTGCTTAGGCATTAtcatatttatcagtgtcgtttCGTGCCCTGATAAGTGTGTTAACACTTCCAACGTCCATGTTCACAAGCCTAGGTCGGGTGTAAGGTAATAAGGGAAATAAGCAAAACAGAATGACGTCGATCTCTGTTCAAGAGGATCGTCCATAGCTAACACTCCAATGTAAAATCAGACATTTTGACAATAAATATCCCATGGATGAAACAGACACGTTTGCACAGACTTCCATAGACAACAAAACCTTCAAATATTAAAATAGGCAGTTCAGCTTCACAGCTTGTGGATGGTTTTCGCTTTCTGCACACTATAACATCGGAAAAGAGAAGGGAAACACATTGTGTATGCATTTGTAAATACTGAGACACAAATAGcaggaaagaaaaaaaacatttttcacaCATCTCACCATCAAAAGTGGCTGAACTACACCAGTGTTTTCAGTCTAACAATGTACAACTGTGCAACAACATCAAAAGGCACCTGCAGGAGATTTAGGTAGAAAGTAAAGGTCACCATTGAAACTATGGCAGAAATGGTATCCCTGACATTTGCAAACTCTACTTCTATCAATGATTTTATGAGGAACTATAAAGACTTTTAGGGACAATTGAACAAACTTGAAAGGGACACTACAACCTCTATTGGATCAAAGGAAGTCACTAGTCCGTCACTATGAACCAGCAACTGTGTCATATAAAAGATGATTTTGGAAAAAAAAATTGGCTGTCAAAATAATGATAAAATGCATCATAAACAATCTACTTCTGACAATTTGCTAACTCTACAACATCTAATTCTGGTCCTCTACCACTAAATAGATCAACACAATCAAATGAAATTGACATAATGGATACTACATAAGTTTTACACAGACTGAGAATGTATATACTAAGAATTTAGAACACCCCATAACCGTCTCCACGGGTTGCCACGGCGAAGGCCGGATAGCCCTCGTAGGTAGCGTATGCTGTCAGGTCCTGGCCCAGGGTGACAGCTTGTTTGAGCTGGGAGGCAGCTACTGAGGCTGATGTGTTCGCTATTGTGTAACCTGCAGATCAGGAGAAATGAcgtacatttacagtgccttgcgaaagtattcggcccccttgaactttgcgaccttttgccacatttcaggcttaaaacataaagatataaaactgtatttttttgtgaagaatgaacaacaagtgggacacaatcatgaagtggaacgacatttattggatatttcaaacttttttaacaaatcaaaaactgaaaaattggccgtgcaaaattattcagcccccttaagttaatactttgtagcgccaccttttgctgcgattacagctgtaagtcgcttggggtatgtctctatcagttttgcacatcgagagactgacattttttcccattcctccttgcaaaacagctcgagctcagtgaggttggatggagagcatttgtgaacagcagttttcagttctttccacagattctcgatttgattcaggtctggactttgacttgggcattctaacacctggatatgtttatttttgaaccattccattgtagattttgctttatgttttggatcattgtcttgttggaagacaaatctccgtcccagtctcaggtcttttgcagactccatcaggttttcttccagaatggtcctgtattttgctccatccatcttcccatcaattttaaccatcttccctgtccctgctgaagaaaagcaggcccaaaccatgatgctgccaccaccatgtttgacagtggggatggtgtgttcagctgtgttgcttttacgccaaacataacgttttgcattgttgccaaaaagttcaattttggtttcatctgaccagagcaccttcttccacatgtttggtgtgtctcccaggtggcttgtggcaaactttaaacaacactttttatggatatctttaagaaatgtctttcttcttgccactcttccataaaggccagatttgtgcaatatacgactgattgttgtcctatggacagagtctcccacctcagctgtagatctctgcagttcatccagagtgatcatgggcctcttggctgcatctctgatcagtcttctccttgtatgagctgaaagtttagagggacggccaggtcttggtagatttgcagtggtctgatactcctttcatttcaatattatcccttgcacagtgctccttgggatgtttaaagcttgggaaatctttttgtatccaaatccggctttaaacttcttcacaacagtatctcggacctgcctggtgtgttccttgttcttcatgatgctctctgcgcttttaacggacctctgagactatcacagtgcaggtgcatttatacggagacttaattacacacaggtggattgtaattatcatcattagtcatttaggtcaacattggatcattcagagatcctcactgaacttctggagagagtttgctgcactgaaagtaaaggggctgaataattttgcacgcccaatttttcagtttttgatttgttaaaaaagtttgaaatatccaataaatgtcgttccacttcatgattttgtcccacttgttgttgattcttcacaaaaaaatacagttttatatctttatgtttgaagcatgaaatgtggcaaaaggtcgcaaagttcaagggggccgaatactttcgcaaggcactgtaaatggttTAATCTCATATCTTACTGTTATTGTGTCTGTTAGATACGTTTTTTTATTAGAACCTATCACAAACTAGCACTTGCCAGAATATGCCATTAATGAGGTTCCAGGATTGCACTAGAACTTAGAACACTCCCTAACCGTCTCCACGGGTTGCCACAGTGAAGGCCGGATAGCCTTTTGGTTTGGTTAGTATTTGTAGTGTATACCATTATGTGGTTCTAGGCTAGCGACCTACTCTAGAGAGAGGGTTGGATGATTGGTTAGTCTTACTGACCtttgggggaggcaggtagcctagtggttagtgttgggcctgtaaccgaaaggtttctagatggaatccccgagctgacaaggtaaaaattggtcgttctgcccctgaacaaggcaattatcccactgttcctaggccgtcattgtaaataagaatttgttcttaactgacttggcttgttaaataaaggttaaaaaaaaagtaaattaCAACATACCTGGGAATGCAGCTACTGCTGCAGATGAGGCCTCAGCGCCCTCTGTCTGCAGCCCCAGGGTCTGCAGGGCATGCTCTGCAGCATGAACCTTGGCCTCATCCACAGCAGTACACAGCTTGGCTGGGGTGAACGGATGcctggaggaaaggagggagagaaggttaAAGAAGTTGATGTTGTATGTATGTAAATGGTATGTAATAGAAGAGCCCAGACACTTGCTCTTTTTGCGATTTCACTTGGCTTTAGAAATTGACCCCACTAGCGATAGATTTCCTCATGCTTATTCAGCGGATGTGTCATTACAATCTTTATCCACAACGTTATATTACATGTTGTGTGACTCGAGCTAtagcaggggtgggcaattccagtcctttGAGGGCCTGATATGGTGTCTCAGTTTTACCCCAGTTCCAGCTAACAcatctgactccaataatcaccgaatcatgatcttcagtttagaatgcaatctgattaatcagctgtgtttgctagggatggagaaaaagtgtgacaccaatcaggccctggaggactggagttgccctcCCAGGAGCTAGAGCCTACCTTTCTGTGTGCTCATGCGAGAGCTACACGGAAGAAGTATCGCTCGAGTCGCACGCGCCACATGCCTGACATGGAATATAACGCTGCGGATAAAGTTgggaatgacacaatttcatgtgtacgacatctaaagacctgcatcgCTATACTGAGAGCGTTGCCGTTTCTAAAATGACAATGTTTGGGTGTTTTTGGAGTCTTTGCTCATGTTTTATCTGTGCCCTTGCAACTTCTTAACGAGCACAAAGAGTTTTATTGCTGTTGGATTACTTCTCAAAACCAAGTGGTATCGCAAAGAAAGTGTTTGGGCACTTCTGTAACATCCAAAACACAGAttcggtaaaaaaaaaaaatgttttaaagtgaACTTCTTTATAAGGTTATGTTATCCAAAGGGGTCCTTCGATATAGGAAGCCACTATTGAAAACATAACTGATGTGTACAGTAGACTCCAAAGTATGGCTGTGTTTCTTACACATTAGGGTATTGGGTGGCCAGAGCTGGAATGGTGACTTTGTAGAGGAACAGTTGCCTTTGATCAAGTCCAATGGCAGAGTGAAGCTGATAAACTGGCTGCCCCCAGTTGTTCTTCTGACACACATCCTCCAAGATCTGGAAGATGGTATACGAATCAACACATATCCATAGATCAATCAATGATATGACATTGTTTTTCTGCAACATTCAATTATTGAGGGAGCAGAATTCTGAATACCTTATTTAGGGATAATAAGTaagtgtgtgggtgcgtgtgtgtgtttgttgttgttcctCATCATGCAGTTCTCATGCATTGCCTCGTCCGGGAGGTGTGTACCTGTGGCGCATGTTTGATACCGGGAGGCTTCATAGACACAGGGTTCATGGGCGTGAGCTCCATGCCCGGCAGCAGGTCAAAGAGCTTGTCGTCGGGGTGCTTGTCTGTCTTTAGTTGGTAGGTGGCACAGCCTCGGCCTACACCTGCGTAGGCAAGGTATCCGCGACCACCCATTCCGCGCACCCCCGCTGCCCCTACAGGTACATTCATGTAAATTTCTAGGAATGCAAGAAGGCATTAAATCCAATCAAAATCACCAGAAATCACCTGGGGGCCATCAAGACGATGTAAACACTGATTGTGGTGTCATCCAGGCCGGCACAGTACAGCGATTCTCATTTTCACCACTTAAAGCTGTGGCGTTATTTCGATTTTGATTTTTGGTTGGTCGTCATTCATTTCAATGATTCCATTTTCAACATGTTCAATTCCCCCCAAATCCAACTTAATTGAATGATCGCACTTGTCATACTAGACTGTAATATGCAGCCATGGAGAGCACATTTTGAATGACAGTCAGACATCCCAAATCTCTTACTACTATAAATAAAGCAGTACAGCAAAGTGCTAAATGCATGAAAATGGGTAACTTATCTCTATTAGGAGATCAAACATAGACATAAATGAAAGAAAATACACTGtatcattgcaaaatgtgtattTGGCTCCAGCCTCATTTGAATGAACTATTTTAGAACATGCTGTTGATCAAAACCATTCATTGCAATTTAGACCAAAGTCATTTCAGTTGAATCTTTCAGTGAAGTGCTGATGTTGGAATCTACCCATCGAGGCTGGTTGGATTTGGATCTCTCAAGTGATTGTAGCAGATACCATTGATCAAGTCAGGTACTCAAAGACAAAGATTGATAGTTCAATTGTGTCTCACTGATTGTTTGTggagaggaagcagagagagggtaCCCACCTCTAACCGAGGGTGTGCGCACCAGGCCACGGCCACCCACATGCCCCTTGGCACTGGGGAAGCGGAACTGATTAGGAATAGCAGCATATGCCTGTGGGGCGTAGAACACTGGGGCACCCAGGTAGGCTGCTGAGGGATCATACACCTGGCCCAGTGTGTAGGTGTACTCCCCCTGGAGCAGGGCCCCACCACGGCCACCTGTACCCCGGGTGTAGCGCACGTAGTTGTCCTTATCCACCGGCTTGGCCAGGGTCACCTCCACGGGAGAGCCATCCACCAGCTAGGGGAGGAGTTGACATTTAGGAACTGTTCAGTGTAGAGGACGGTTGTGTGGCTGGATCGTGCATTGTTGTGTGATACtgcttggttctgggtttgtgaATTTGATTCCCACATGTGTTGCATGTATTGATATTGCGCGTATGGTTAACTGGGAGTCACTTTAGATAAAAGCACATGTCGTCATAACATTACATGTCCTGGGATGGACCAGTGCGAGAGAGAGGCCCgcgagagagaaagtgtgagagaTTATACCTTTCCGTTCACTGCATCCATGGCGCTTATCGCGTCCTCTCTCTGGGTGAAATGG carries:
- the LOC139376580 gene encoding APOBEC1 complementation factor isoform X2, coding for MESNQKSGDGLTGMQKEEPLRALIQRTGYQLLQENGQRRYGGPPPGWEGPPPERGSEIFVGKLPRDLFEDELVPLCEKFGKIYEVRMMMDFNGNNRGYAFVTFTTKNEAKTAMKQLNNYEIRNGRLLGVCASVDNCRLFVGGIPKSKKREEILMEMKKVTDGVLEVIVYPSAADKTKNRGFAFVEYDSHRAAAMARRKLLPGRIQLWGHAIAVDWAEPEVEVDEDTMATVKILYVRNLMLATTEETIEKEFNSIKPGAVERVKKIRDYAFVHFTQREDAISAMDAVNGKLVDGSPVEVTLAKPVDKDNYVRYTRGTGGRGGALLQGEYTYTLGQVYDPSAAYLGAPVFYAPQAYAAIPNQFRFPSAKGHVGGRGLVRTPSVRGAAGVRGMGGRGYLAYAGVGRGCATYQLKTDKHPDDKLFDLLPGMELTPMNPVSMKPPGIKHAPQILEDVCQKNNWGQPVYQLHSAIGLDQRQLFLYKVTIPALATQYPNVHPFTPAKLCTAVDEAKVHAAEHALQTLGLQTEGAEASSAAVAAFPGYTIANTSASVAASQLKQAVTLGQDLTAYATYEGYPAFAVATRGDGYGVF
- the LOC139376580 gene encoding APOBEC1 complementation factor isoform X1 → MESNQKSGDGLTGMQKEEPLRALIQRTGYQLLQENGQRRYGGPPPGWEGPPPERGSEIFVGKLPRDLFEDELVPLCEKFGKIYEVRMMMDFNGNNRGYAFVTFTTKNEAKTAMKQLNNYEIRNGRLLGVCASVDNCRLFVGGIPKSKKREEILMEMKKVTDGVLEVIVYPSAADKTKNRGFAFVEYDSHRAAAMARRKLLPGRIQLWGHAIAVDWAEPEVEVDEDTMATVKILYVRNLMLATTEETIEKEFNSIKPGAVERVKKIRDYAFVHFTQREDAISAMDAVNGKLVDGSPVEVTLAKPVDKDNYVRYTRGTGGRGGALLQGEYTYTLGQVYDPSAAYLGAPVFYAPQAYAAIPNQFRFPSAKGHVGGRGLVRTPSVREIYMNVPVGAAGVRGMGGRGYLAYAGVGRGCATYQLKTDKHPDDKLFDLLPGMELTPMNPVSMKPPGIKHAPQILEDVCQKNNWGQPVYQLHSAIGLDQRQLFLYKVTIPALATQYPNVHPFTPAKLCTAVDEAKVHAAEHALQTLGLQTEGAEASSAAVAAFPGYTIANTSASVAASQLKQAVTLGQDLTAYATYEGYPAFAVATRGDGYGVF